The following nucleotide sequence is from Pedobacter sp. PACM 27299.
TAAACGCCATTGCAGAGAGTTTCGCTAGCAGCAGACAGGCCATATCCAAACACATTCAGATCCTGACGGAGTGTGGTCTGGTTGAGGTTACTCAAAAGGAAGGGAAAGATATTGCGAAGCCCGTTTGGAATGACTGAACGAAGTGTGTGATTGGGTACAGCAATCCAAAAAAAAATGGCTGCAAAAATTCGAGAAACTAGACCAGTACCTGGAATCGCTTAAAAATGAAAACCAAAAATAAAAGAAAGAATAAAGAGAAAAGACAGGTAATTATATATCTATATGTATTAACATCTATACATATAGATATATTTAATAACTTCATCAGGCAAAAAAAATTACTTAGTTCAGATGTAAGTGCTGAGCGGTAATTCCTGAATTAACCTGATATTTGTCATCAACGTAAAATTCAGAATTACCTATGCAGCACCTGAGCACCCATAAATTTGTCAATGATTTTACTGAAGCTTTTGAGGGCGATCAAAGCGGCAATCCGCAGCCCCGTCAGACTCCAGGAGTATTATATAGCAGGGTTTTACCCAGCCCGGTTAAACAGCCAAAACTATTGGCATGGACCGGAGATCTTGCTGCGGAGTTAGGTATCGAAGCGCCAAATGAGAACGACCTGAACATTCTTGGCGGTAACGCGATTAATGCCAGCATGAAACCTTATGCTGCTTGTTATGCAGGGCATCAGTTTGGAAATTGGGCAGGGCAATTGGGCGATGGCAGAGCGATCACCCTTGGCGAATGGCCGCTACCAGACGGTAAATCCTGGGAGTTGCAGTTAAAAGGTGCCGGTCTTACCCCCTACTCTCGTCGTGCAGATGGCAGAGCGGTATTACGGTCTTCGGTTAGGGAATACCTGATGAGCGAGGCGATGTACCATTTGGGCGTACCTACCACCAGAGCCTTAAGCTTGGTGGCGACAGGTGACCTGGTGATGAGAGATATGTTTTATGATGGCCGTCCGGCTCCAGAACCAGGTGCGATTGTGATGCGTGCTGCTCCTAGTTTTTTACGCTTCGGCAACTTTGAAATGTTATCAGCCAGAAAAGAATATGAAAACTTACAAAAACTAGTCGACTGGACCATTGAAAAGTTCTATCCGGAACTTACAGGTCCTGATAAAACCTTAAATTGGTTCAAAAAAGTCATGGAAAGCACCGCCATTATGGTGGTGGAATGGCTTAGAGTAGGATTTGTACATGGAGTAATGAATACAGACAACATGTCTATTCTTGGTTTGACGATAGATTACGGACCTTACTCATTCCTGGATGCTTATGACCTGAATTTTAGCCCGAATACTACAGATCATCCGGGACTTCGTTATGCTTATGGTAAACAACATTCCATTGCATACTGGAACTTGAGTTGTCTGGCCAATGCGATCTCTCCTTTATTCGAAGATCCAAAAGAGCTGATCAGTGCGGTGGAAAGCTTTGGTCCGATTTTCTATGAGAAATTCTATTCGATGAAAGCCAGCAAGATGGGATTTGATGACCTTTCTGATGGAGATATTGGCTTGATTGATGATTTCGAAAATCTACTGGCCAACCTGCAACCAGACATGACTATTTTCTATCAGTTGTTAGGGGAAATTCCTGAGGATTTAATATCGGCTGCTGATATCAGCGCTCATTTTGATAGCGCTTTATACCATGATTTATCAGAGATAGAACAGGAACTATTGGTTAATAACATCCTTACTTATCAGGAACGTCTGGCAAAAAATAACATTTCCAGAAGAGATGCTCAATCAAAAATGCGGACCAGCAATCCAAGGTTTATCTTACGAAATTACTTATTATACCAGGCGATCTATGAACTTGAAAAAGGAGATGATGGGCTTTTCAAAAGATTACAGACTGCATTAAGTGATCCCTATTCAAAAGCTCATGATGAGTTTTTTGCATTGAGGCCACAATGGGCAAATGAACAGCCTGGCAGTGCCACTTTATCCTGCAGTTCTTAGTTTTCCGCTGTAAAAAGATTGATTCCCATGCTTATTCTGGTGATGGGAATCAATCCTAAAAAATGATTAGCTCATTGAAGGAAATGAGATTCCCTTGATCTTTCTAAACAACTCTACCGCATAAATATCTGTCATCCCAGAAATAAAGTCCAATACGGATTGAATTTTAGTGTAAGTATCCGTTTCCTGAGTTAGGAACTGTTT
It contains:
- a CDS encoding ArsR/SmtB family transcription factor, which codes for MIIRRDVFQAIADPTRRQIIEKIAGGPMHLNAIAESFASSRQAISKHIQILTECGLVEVTQKEGKDIAKPVWND
- a CDS encoding protein adenylyltransferase SelO — its product is MQHLSTHKFVNDFTEAFEGDQSGNPQPRQTPGVLYSRVLPSPVKQPKLLAWTGDLAAELGIEAPNENDLNILGGNAINASMKPYAACYAGHQFGNWAGQLGDGRAITLGEWPLPDGKSWELQLKGAGLTPYSRRADGRAVLRSSVREYLMSEAMYHLGVPTTRALSLVATGDLVMRDMFYDGRPAPEPGAIVMRAAPSFLRFGNFEMLSARKEYENLQKLVDWTIEKFYPELTGPDKTLNWFKKVMESTAIMVVEWLRVGFVHGVMNTDNMSILGLTIDYGPYSFLDAYDLNFSPNTTDHPGLRYAYGKQHSIAYWNLSCLANAISPLFEDPKELISAVESFGPIFYEKFYSMKASKMGFDDLSDGDIGLIDDFENLLANLQPDMTIFYQLLGEIPEDLISAADISAHFDSALYHDLSEIEQELLVNNILTYQERLAKNNISRRDAQSKMRTSNPRFILRNYLLYQAIYELEKGDDGLFKRLQTALSDPYSKAHDEFFALRPQWANEQPGSATLSCSS